A single window of Nasonia vitripennis strain AsymCx chromosome 4, Nvit_psr_1.1, whole genome shotgun sequence DNA harbors:
- the LOC100120070 gene encoding uncharacterized protein LOC100120070: MTMEERSSGIEDGAPVISTGATITSSNVPSNLKAKACELTTDASYPLQRTSKRSFDVAFLVAPDEKLIKRQTEKLVNLQFCTSRLMSEVSRHQEPIVTEDYNDDSREYEQNDRIPQNMTIKHFENLEASKYKIRRTEDLQAALPPYISPKRRLTPTSADLSPEPPAHLYAGSLRVQKSPSPPGIFQRTLPTRKIFVDENSSERPVDQVLGLPGPRGKSNCDSISCPDRLHGDSRSAFTKVNLAVQRSTLIGVSPSSSSVNFEEGTGSPRSSISPDVVTYQNSLSPPIAPPSNSGSAASPFNPKYTAGFPGKMPYPFLISPESHQSALLDNLKLSQQLAASSQPQPKVPSPKTPVGSGGSSSGSTNFRPELPSAVYPNLPYNPLSAVFPPPIGDALARQPRFLAAGLLPPSFAALALPAQNVCAKCNLSFRMTSDLVYHMRSHHKNESAGEAARRRREEKLRCPVCDESFRERHHLTRHMTAHQDKESDAVVDQVEIKRRSAAATLLHGK; encoded by the coding sequence ATGACAATGGAAGAACGCTCTAGCGGCATCGAGGATGGCGCTCCAGTTATCTCGACTGGTGCCACGATAACTTCTTCCAACGTTCCGAGCAACCTCAAGGCCAAGGCATGCGAGCTGACGACGGATGCGTCGTACCCCCTCCAGCGTACGAGCAAGCGCTCCTTCGACGTCGCGTTCCTCGTGGCGCCCGACGAAAAGCTGATCAAGCGCCAGACCGAAAAGCTGGTGAACCTGCAGTTCTGCACCAGCCGCTTGATGAGCGAGGTGAGCAGGCATCAGGAGCCGATTGTCACCGAAGACTACAACGACGACTCGCGTGAGTACGAGCAGAACGATCGAATACCCCAGAACATGACGATCAAGCACTTCGAGAACCTCGAGGCGTCCAAGTACAAAATCAGACGTACGGAGGATCTCCAGGCTGCTTTGCCGCCCTACATATCACCCAAGCGAAGGCTGACTCCGACCTCGGCGGACCTATCCCCGGAGCCACCGGCGCACCTGTACGCGGGCTCGTTGCGCGTTCAGAAGAGTCCCAGTCCGCCCGGCATATTTCAGCGGACCCTGCCGACTCGGAAAATCTTCGTCGACGAGAACAGCAGCGAGCGACCCGTTGACCAGGTCCTAGGCTTGCCCGGACCCCGTGGAAAGAGCAACTGCGACAGCATCTCCTGCCCCGACAGACTTCACGGGGATTCCCGGAGCGCGTTCACCAAGGTCAACTTGGCTGTTCAGAGAAGTACCCTCATAGGAGTCAGTCCCAGCTCGAGCAGCGTGAACTTTGAGGAGGGAACCGGATCGCCCAGATCGTCGATCTCGCCGGACGTGGTGACCTATCAGAACAGTCTCAGTCCGCCGATCGCGCCCCCGTCGAACTCCGGCAGCGCGGCGAGTCCCTTCAATCCCAAGTACACCGCGGGCTTCCCCGGCAAGATGCCCTACCCCTTCCTAATATCTCCCGAATCCCATCAGAGCGCTCTTCTCGACAACCTCAAGCTGAGCCAGCAACTGGCCGCCTCGTCCCAACCGCAGCCAAAGGTTCCCAGCCCCAAGACGCCAGTGGGCAGCGGGggcagtagcagcggcagTACCAACTTCCGGCCGGAGCTCCCGTCAGCTGTCTATCCGAATCTGCCGTACAACCCGCTGTCCGCGGTATTCCCGCCGCCTATCGGTGACGCCCTCGCACGACAGCCTCGCTTCCTGGCCGCCGGTCTACTGCCGCCGTCCTTCGCCGCGCTGGCTCTGCCCGCGCAGAACGTCTGCGCCAAGTGCAACCTGTCGTTCCGCATGACCTCCGACCTCGTCTACCACATGCGCTCGCACCACAAGAACGAGAGCGCCGGCGAGGCGGCCCGCCGACGTCGCGAGGAGAAGCTCCGCTGTCCTGTCTGCGACGAGAGCTTCCGCGAGAGACATCATCTGACGAGACACATGACCGCCCACCAGGACAAGGAGAGCGACGCTGTGGTCGATCAGGTGGAAATTAAGAGGCGCTCGGCAGCCGCGACCCTCCTGCACGGCAAGTGA